The Rickettsia typhi str. Wilmington sequence CAATGCAAATTTTCCTGTAAGATTACTATTGCCAAAATTTAATCCAATTTCTTTATCATTTAAATTTATAGCATTTAATCTAATATGCACATTGGGAGAATAGTGTTTTTGAAGCATGCCGGGAGCTTTTACTATGCTATTTATTTCTGATGCTTTTAAAATTTTTACTCCAAGTAACTCTTCTAAAATTTCAGACGTGATGAACCCTTCTCTAAGAATAGTAGGAATAACAGTTGTAGTATCAATGATCGTTGACTCTAAACCATATTCACATTGATAGATTTCAGGAGATAAAATAAAAATTTCACGATTATCTTTAAAATGTTTTGTAACATGCTCAGCGTTAGTCGGACTAATATAGTTTGAAGGATTAGCACTTGGTGCAGCTATAGGTACAACTGATTGTCTGATAAGCGCTAATGCTATAGAATAAGATGGTATCCGAAGTGCTATTGTATTTAGCCCTGCAGTTACACTAGGGGCAATATTTACATTATCTTTTAATGGAACAACGATAGATAATGGTCCAGGCCAAAATTTCCTTGCTATTTTTTCAGCAAGTTTATTAAATTCACCTATAGCTTTTGCTTGCACTATGGATGCAACATGCACGATCAGTGGATTAATAACTGGACGATTTTTAAACTGAAAAATTTTTAAACATGCTTCATTATTTGTCGCATCTGCACCAATCCCATAAACTGTTTCAGTTGGAAACACAACTACTTTACCGGATTTGATAAATTGTACTGCTTTATTGAGCATTAATTTTGTTAGGTTTCAATTAAGTGTCACATTGTGACTTAACAACAATATCCAAAAGACTACTAATATACTAATAGTACCGTGAATAAAACACAAAATAACAAAGGTAGCAGTAATCCAAATATCAACGCTATATGCGATAACGAAGCTACAAACGACAAAACTTAACTACTTTATCAAATACTTCACAAGTATT is a genomic window containing:
- a CDS encoding L-threonylcarbamoyladenylate synthase, which encodes MLNKAVQFIKSGKVVVFPTETVYGIGADATNNEACLKIFQFKNRPVINPLIVHVASIVQAKAIGEFNKLAEKIARKFWPGPLSIVVPLKDNVNIAPSVTAGLNTIALRIPSYSIALALIRQSVVPIAAPSANPSNYISPTNAEHVTKHFKDNREIFILSPEIYQCEYGLESTIIDTTTVIPTILREGFITSEILEELLGVKILKASEINSIVKAPGMLQKHYSPNVHIRLNAINLNDKEIGLNFGNSNLTGKFALNLSTEGNFIEAAANLYSYLRILDDYAALNDINCIAVAPVPLTNIGAAINDRLKRAAKS